In Muribaculum gordoncarteri, the genomic window CGGATGCCGCCTTTCGGGAGGCCAGCGTCAGCGTGTGTCAATCGCCAGGGCCATCCTCAAGAATCCGCCCATCCTCATTCTCGACGAGGCCACCTCGGCTCTCGACAGCGAGAGCGAGAAGCTTGTTCAGGAGGCTCTTGACCGACTGATGCGCGACCGCACGACCGTGGTGATAGCCCACAGGCTGTCGACCATAAAGAACGCCGACATAATATGCGTCATGCATGAAGGCAGCATCGTTGAGGCCGGTACTCACGACGAGCTTATCGAAAAGAACGGCTTCTACAAGCGTCTTGTCGACATACAGAAATTCTGATTCTCGCCGAAGGCGTTGTGACGCATTTTTTTGCAGTGTGACGATAGGAATTTCGCGGTAATTATGTATCTTTGAATTCGTCTTAGATAAAAACCTAAATTTATAGAAACTATGTCAATACTTGAACCTGGCAAGAAAATTGCCATTTGCAGCGATCACGCCGGATATGAACTTAAAAGCATTGTTGAGGGATACCTGATGTCGCAGGGCATCGAGTATGAGGATTTCGGAACCGACAGCGATGCAAGCTGCGACTATGCCGACTATGCTCATCCTTGTGCCGAGGCTGTTGAAAGCGGACGCGATTACCCCGGAATCGGTATATGCGGAAGCGGCAATGGCATCAACATGACGCTCAACAAGCATCAGGGAATACGCTCGGCTCTCTGCTGGAATGTGGAGCTTGCCAAGCTTGCACGCGCCCACAACAACGCCAACGTGCTTGTGCTTCCCGCCCGTTTCATCGAGCCCGCTCTCGCGCTTGCAATTGTTGACGCATTCCTTGCAACTCCCTTCGACGGTGGTCGTCACGAGCGTCGCATCGCCAAGATTCCCGTAAAGAAATAGTGTCGGACATCATCGTTATTGCCGATGCAGCAACCTGCTTGACAGCCCTTGTCCGATTACAAGTCGGTACGGGGCTGTTAATTTTAGGTGCGTGACGATAAAAATCGCTATTCAGTTGTTATTGTTATTAAATGTTTTTGCGCAATGAAAAAGAAACTGGTTATATCGACAGGTGCAGGCATGAGCGCCGAGAGTGGAATTGCTACTTTTCGCGACAGTGGCGGACTTTGGGACAAGTATCCCGTAATGGAGGTGGCGAGTGCCGACGGCTTTGCCCGCAACCCCAAGCTTGTGCATGAATTCTACAATCAGCGTCGCCGTGAGCTTGTAAATGCCAAACCTAATGCCGGACATCTCGGTCTGGTCGACCTTGAACAGTGGTATGACACCTACATAATCACCCAGAATGTCGACAACCTGCATGAGCGTGCCGGAAGCAAAAACGTGCTGCATCTGCATGGCGAATTGATGAAAGTGCGTGCCATCGACGATGAAACAAAGGTGTATGAGCTTAAGCCTGACGCACTTGCAACGACTCCCGACACCGTTATCGACGGACACCGGGTGCGCCCCCACATTGTATTCTTTCAGGAGGCCGTGCCCAACATCGAGCCGGCCATCGAGCTTGCACAGGAGGCCGATGTATTTGTGGTGATAGGCACCTCGCTTAACGTTTATCCGGCGGCGAGTCTGCTCCATTTTGTAAGGAAAGGCGTGCCTGTTTACTATATCGACCCCAATCCGGCCGCTGTGCCTCAGGGTGTTACGGTGCTTAAAATGAAGGCGAGCGAGGGAGTGGCCAAACTTGCCGAACTGTTAAAACCTAAAAGTTAATTTACAATTGTAAATTCTGCGTTTTGTCGCTGTGTGCTGCCGGAATTAGTTGTAGTGCTGACTGTTAGGCCAATGTTG contains:
- a CDS encoding SIR2 family NAD-dependent protein deacylase — encoded protein: MKKKLVISTGAGMSAESGIATFRDSGGLWDKYPVMEVASADGFARNPKLVHEFYNQRRRELVNAKPNAGHLGLVDLEQWYDTYIITQNVDNLHERAGSKNVLHLHGELMKVRAIDDETKVYELKPDALATTPDTVIDGHRVRPHIVFFQEAVPNIEPAIELAQEADVFVVIGTSLNVYPAASLLHFVRKGVPVYYIDPNPAAVPQGVTVLKMKASEGVAKLAELLKPKS
- the rpiB gene encoding ribose 5-phosphate isomerase B, producing MSILEPGKKIAICSDHAGYELKSIVEGYLMSQGIEYEDFGTDSDASCDYADYAHPCAEAVESGRDYPGIGICGSGNGINMTLNKHQGIRSALCWNVELAKLARAHNNANVLVLPARFIEPALALAIVDAFLATPFDGGRHERRIAKIPVKK